The following coding sequences are from one Lolium rigidum isolate FL_2022 chromosome 6, APGP_CSIRO_Lrig_0.1, whole genome shotgun sequence window:
- the LOC124667568 gene encoding probable glutathione S-transferase GSTF1, giving the protein MAPVKVFGSAAFTNVARVLVCLEEVGADYEIVDIDFHVKEHKGPEHLARNPFGQVPAFQDGDLMLFQSRAISRYVLSKYKTDEVNLLREGEGDPEESALVDVWLDVEALQYDPAMSSVFFQHRVVPALGGTPDESFIGESVEKLKNVLDVYEARLTKHRYLAGDFVSLADLSHFPEAHYFMELPYAAVFDSYPRVRAWLEDLFARPAVKKVVSLMANDFSG; this is encoded by the exons ATGGCGCCGGTGAAGGTGTTCGGGTCGGCGGCGTTCACGAACGTGGCTCGGGTGCTGGTGTGCCTGGAGGAAGTCGGCGCCGACTACGAGATCGTCGACATCGACTTCCACGTCAAGGAGCACAAAGGCCCTGAACACCTCGCCAGAAAC CCATTTGGACAGGTTCCGGCGTTCCAGGACGGCGACCTGATGCTGTTCC AGTCCCGAGCAATATCGCGGTACGTTCTGAGCAAGTACAAGACCGACGAGGTCAACTTGCTGAGGGAGGGAGAGGGCGACCCCGAGGAGTCCGCGCTCGTGGACGTCTGGCTGGACGTGGAGGCCCTCCAGTACGACCCCGCCATGAGCTCGGTCTTCTTCCAGCACCGCGTCGTGCCGGCGCTGGGCGGGACGCCGGATGAAAGCTTCATTGGCGAGAGCGTCGAGAAGCTGAAGAATGTGCTGGACGTGTACGAGGCCCGGCTGACGAAGCACAGGTACCTGGCGGGGGATTTCGTGAGCCTGGCGGACCTCAGCCATTTCCCCGAGGCGCACTACTTCATGGAGTTGCCATACGCGGCGGTGTTCGACTCGTACCCTCGCGTCAGGGCGTGGCTGGAGGATCTGTTCGCCAGACCGGCAGTCAAAAAGGTCGTCTCCCTCATGGCCAATGACTTTAGTGGATGA
- the LOC124664932 gene encoding SKP1-like protein 4, translating into MVTSSKTVMLRSSDGEELVVQAETMAAASMLIRDMLEDDGAGAGAGVIPLPKVTGRILARVVDYCTCHYEAAHAVVNPDLERFDADFVGGMDHDTLMSLILAANYLDVQGLLGLACKTVADRT; encoded by the coding sequence ATGGTGACTAGCAGCAAAACCGTGATGCTCCGCAGCTCGGACGGCGAGGAGCTCGTGGTCCAGGCAGAGACTATGGCGGCGGCGTCCATGCTGATCCGGGACATGCTGGAGGACGACGGcgcgggcgccggcgccggcgtgatCCCGCTGCCTAAGGTGACCGGCCGCATCCTCGCTCGCGTTGTCGACTACTGCACCTGTCACTATGAGGCCGCGCATGCCGTCGTCAACCCCGACCTGGAGCGCTTCGACGCCGACTTCGTCGGCGGAATGGACCATGACACGTTGATGAGCCTCATCCTCGCCGCCAACTACCTCGACGTGCAGGGTCTCTTGGGCCTGGCCTGTAAGACGGTGGCCGACCGGACG